A single region of the Bacteroidota bacterium genome encodes:
- the kdsB gene encoding 3-deoxy-manno-octulosonate cytidylyltransferase — MNILAVIPARFASTRFPGKPLVDIDGMSMIQRVYVQAKKVTAFNTVIVATDDERIYNHVRSFGGDVMMTSPLHVSGTDRIGEVCRNIAEQPDVIVNIQGDEPFIQPEQLMLLLTAFNDHSTEIATLVKKIEQPEEIENPNVVKVVFSTHHKALYFSRSGIPFPRNIKTDYYKHIGIYAYREAILHQLTQLSPTPLEQSESLEQLRWLENGFTIKVVPTTIDTIGIDTPDDLSKIK, encoded by the coding sequence ATGAATATTTTAGCTGTTATTCCTGCGCGTTTTGCCTCAACACGATTTCCCGGAAAACCACTGGTTGATATTGATGGCATGTCGATGATACAACGTGTTTATGTGCAGGCAAAAAAGGTAACTGCTTTTAATACGGTAATTGTTGCTACCGATGACGAACGTATTTACAATCATGTACGGTCGTTTGGTGGAGATGTTATGATGACCTCGCCCTTACATGTTTCAGGCACTGATCGCATTGGCGAAGTTTGTCGCAATATTGCCGAACAACCGGATGTTATTGTAAATATTCAGGGAGATGAACCATTTATTCAGCCGGAGCAATTAATGTTATTGCTTACTGCATTTAACGACCACTCAACTGAAATTGCTACACTGGTAAAAAAAATTGAACAGCCGGAAGAAATTGAAAATCCTAATGTCGTTAAAGTAGTATTTTCAACGCATCATAAAGCATTATATTTTTCACGAAGTGGTATTCCTTTTCCAAGAAATATAAAAACGGATTATTATAAACACATCGGTATATATGCCTATCGTGAAGCAATCTTACATCAGCTCACACAACTCTCTCCTACTCCATTAGAACAAAGTGAATCGCTTGAACAATTGCGGTGGTTGGAAAATGGGTTTACTATAAAAGTTGTGCCCACTACAATTGATACAATTGGAATTGATACGCCTGATGATTTATCAAAAATTAAGTAA